A DNA window from Synergistaceae bacterium contains the following coding sequences:
- a CDS encoding MetQ/NlpA family ABC transporter substrate-binding protein codes for MKFLKIMVVFFAVLLFAGSVAGAAERVHLRVGIVGESYEVIWAPVIKKLAAEGIDIELINFADYMTPNAALDAGELDLNAFQHYTFLNNEIKNKGYKITPIADTFLSAMCLYSKKIKSIKDLKEGDKIAFPNEVINQGRSLTVLQGAGLIKLKPDAGLTPDITDIVENPLKLQFVTVDAAQVASILPDVAAGVINGNYAIDFGLSPQKDSIFYDDLKFYKDKSYINVIAARTQDANKEVFKKVVAAYQTDEVKEIFKEYFEGSYLPAW; via the coding sequence ATGAAGTTTCTGAAAATAATGGTTGTGTTTTTCGCGGTATTGTTGTTTGCGGGCAGCGTCGCCGGGGCGGCGGAAAGAGTGCACCTCAGGGTCGGGATCGTGGGAGAGAGCTACGAGGTGATATGGGCCCCGGTCATCAAAAAACTGGCCGCGGAAGGCATCGATATCGAGCTCATCAACTTCGCCGACTACATGACGCCCAACGCGGCGCTGGACGCGGGAGAGCTGGACCTGAACGCCTTTCAGCATTATACGTTTTTGAACAATGAAATCAAAAATAAAGGCTATAAGATCACACCCATCGCCGATACGTTCCTCTCGGCCATGTGCCTGTATTCGAAAAAAATTAAAAGTATTAAGGATCTGAAAGAAGGCGATAAAATCGCTTTTCCCAACGAAGTCATCAATCAAGGGCGCTCTCTGACCGTTCTGCAGGGCGCGGGCCTGATTAAACTGAAACCCGACGCCGGTTTGACTCCGGACATCACGGACATCGTCGAAAATCCGCTGAAGCTCCAGTTTGTGACGGTGGATGCCGCTCAGGTCGCCTCGATATTGCCGGATGTGGCAGCCGGAGTCATCAACGGCAACTATGCCATAGACTTTGGTCTGAGCCCTCAAAAAGACTCTATTTTCTATGACGACCTGAAGTTCTATAAAGACAAGAGCTACATCAACGTCATTGCCGCGAGGACACAGGACGCCAATAAAGAAGTTTTCAAAAAGGTCGTGGCTGCGTACCAGACAGACGAGGTCAAAGAAATTTTTAAAGAATACTTCGAAGGTTCTTATCTGCCCGCCTGGTAG